From one Calypte anna isolate BGI_N300 chromosome 11, bCalAnn1_v1.p, whole genome shotgun sequence genomic stretch:
- the NUDT7 gene encoding peroxisomal coenzyme A diphosphatase NUDT7 isoform X1 has product MMASAEAEAELERESLKEQARLRLREFDVGDKFSHLPLRKASVLLPLLLRGGQLHLLLTLRSMQLRRSPGEVCFPGGKREAIDKDEIATALREAKEEVGLQPEKVEVICRLVPGIDKMNHLVTPVVGFIEDTFQATPNPHEVSKVFVVPLEYFVKPRNYNTLPYKTPSGRSGRLHCFIYDDHEHKMSFKIWGLTAQFAVFLALVIFGKRPTFEVDYDLDNLISSSENNFMSLYESLYERKKSNL; this is encoded by the exons ATGATGGCGTCTGCGGAAGCCGAGGCGGAGCTGGAGAG AGAGAGTCTGAAGGAGCAAGCCAGGCTGCGCTTGAGGGAGTTCGATGTGGGGGACAAATTCTCCCACCTGCCGCTGCGCAAAGCCTCCGTCctgctgccgctgctgctgAGGGGCGGGCAGCTGCACCTGCTGCTCACCCTCAGGTCCATGCAG TTGAGAAGATCACCAGGAGAAGTGTGTTTTCCAGGGGGTAAAAGAGAAGCAATTGATAAAGATGAAATTGCTACTGCTCTTCGAGAAGCTAAAGAAGAGGTGGGACTCCAGCCAGAGAAGGTGGAAGTCATCTGTAGGCTTGTGCCTGGAATTGATAAA atGAACCACTTGGTAACACCAGTTGTAGGATTTATAGAAGATACATTCCAGGCCACTCCTAATCCCCATGAAGTGAGTAAGGTTTTTGTTGTGCCACTGGAGTACTTTGTCAAGCCCAGAAATTACAACACGTTGCCTTATAAAACCCCCTCTGGTCGCTCAGGTCGGCTGCACTGCTTTATATATGATGACCATGAACATAAAATGTCATTCAAGATATGGGGACTTACTGCACAGTTTGCTGTATTCCTTGCTCTTGTAATTTTTGGAAAGAGACCTACCTTTGAAGTTGATTATGATCTAGACAACTTAATTTCATCCTCTGAGAATAACTTCATGAGTTTATATGAATCCTTatatgaaagaaagaagagtaaTCTATGA
- the NUDT7 gene encoding peroxisomal coenzyme A diphosphatase NUDT7 isoform X2: MMASAEAEAELERESLKEQARLRLREFDVGDKFSHLPLRKASVLLPLLLRGGQLHLLLTLRSMQLRRSPGEVCFPGGKREAIDKDEIATALREAKEEVGLQPEKVEVICRLVPGIDKMNHLVTPVVGFIEDTFQATPNPHEVPMHLQTMESVGPDLTGALKNHLSQLCN, encoded by the exons ATGATGGCGTCTGCGGAAGCCGAGGCGGAGCTGGAGAG AGAGAGTCTGAAGGAGCAAGCCAGGCTGCGCTTGAGGGAGTTCGATGTGGGGGACAAATTCTCCCACCTGCCGCTGCGCAAAGCCTCCGTCctgctgccgctgctgctgAGGGGCGGGCAGCTGCACCTGCTGCTCACCCTCAGGTCCATGCAG TTGAGAAGATCACCAGGAGAAGTGTGTTTTCCAGGGGGTAAAAGAGAAGCAATTGATAAAGATGAAATTGCTACTGCTCTTCGAGAAGCTAAAGAAGAGGTGGGACTCCAGCCAGAGAAGGTGGAAGTCATCTGTAGGCTTGTGCCTGGAATTGATAAA atGAACCACTTGGTAACACCAGTTGTAGGATTTATAGAAGATACATTCCAGGCCACTCCTAATCCCCATGAA gTTCCAATGCACTTACAAACCATGGAGTCTGTTGGACCAGATCTGACTGGAGCACTGAAAAATCACTTGTCTCAGCTCTGCAACTGA